Proteins encoded together in one Chelonoidis abingdonii isolate Lonesome George chromosome 1, CheloAbing_2.0, whole genome shotgun sequence window:
- the ATP5F1C gene encoding ATP synthase F(1) complex subunit gamma, mitochondrial isoform X3 — protein sequence MFSRGAAVLLYQPQWGQVRNMATLKDITRRLKSIKNIQKITKSMKMVAAAKYARAERELKPARVYGVGSLALYEKAEIKVAEDKKKHLIIGVSSDRGLCGAIHTSVAKAIKTEISTLSDAGKEVMVVGVGDKLRGLLQRTHSNHFLVTFKEVGRKPPSFGDASVIALELLNSGYEFDEGSVIYNRFRSVISYKTDEKPFYSLDTVAGAESISIYDDIDADVLRNYQEFTLANILFYSLKESATSEQSARMTAMDSASKNASEIIDKLTLTFNRTRQAVITKELIEIISGAAAL from the exons ATGTTCTCCCGAGGAGCCGCGGTCCTGCTCTACCAGCCGCAATG GGGCCAAGTCAGGAATATGGCCACTTTAAAGGACA TTACCAGGCGTTTAAAGTCCATCAAGAATATCCAGAAAATTACAAAGTCCATGAAGATGGTTGCTGCAGCGAAGTATGCCAGAGCCGAGAGGGAACTGAAACCAGCTAGAGTGTATGGAGTAGGATCCTTGG ctctcTATGAGAAAGCAGAAATTAAGGTCGCTGAAGACAAGAAGAAACACCTCATTATTGGTGTGTCCTCTGATCGTGGTCTTTGTGGTGCTATCCATACCTCTGTTGCTAAAGCCATAAAAACTGAAATTAGCACCCTCTCAGATGCAGGGAAAGAGGTCATGGTGGTTGGAGTGGGTGACAAGTTAAGAGGCCTGCTTCAAAG AACACACAGTAACCATTTCCTGGTGACATTCAAAGAAGTGGGAAGGAAACCCCCCAGCTTTGGAGATGCTTCAGTTATTGCCTTAGAACTGCTAAACTCTGGATATGAATTCGATGAAGGATCTGTCATCTACAATCGATTCAG GTCTGTCATCTCCTACAAGACAGATGAAAAACCTTTCTACTCTCTTGATACAGTTGCTGGTGCTG AAAGCATTAGTATCTATGATGATATTGATGCTGACGTGCTGCGAAACTACCAAGAGTTTACATTAGCAAACATCCTCTTCTACTCTCTGAAGGAATCCGCCACCAGCGAGCAGAGTGCCAGAATGACTGCTATGGACAGCGCTAGCAAAAATGCTT CTGAGATTATTGACAAATTGACCTTGACATTCAACCGTACCCGTCAAGCTGTCATCACCAAGGAGCTTATTGAGATCATTTCTGGTGCTGCTGCTCTGTAA
- the ATP5F1C gene encoding ATP synthase F(1) complex subunit gamma, mitochondrial isoform X1: protein MFSRGAAVLLYQPQWGQVRNMATLKDITRRLKSIKNIQKITKSMKMVAAAKYARAERELKPARVYGVGSLALYEKAEIKVAEDKKKHLIIGVSSDRGLCGAIHTSVAKAIKTEISTLSDAGKEVMVVGVGDKLRGLLQRTHSNHFLVTFKEVGRKPPSFGDASVIALELLNSGYEFDEGSVIYNRFRSVISYKTDEKPFYSLDTVAGAESISIYDDIDADVLRNYQEFTLANILFYSLKESATSEQSARMTAMDSASKNASEIIDKLTLTFNRTRQAVITKELIEIISGAAALG, encoded by the exons ATGTTCTCCCGAGGAGCCGCGGTCCTGCTCTACCAGCCGCAATG GGGCCAAGTCAGGAATATGGCCACTTTAAAGGACA TTACCAGGCGTTTAAAGTCCATCAAGAATATCCAGAAAATTACAAAGTCCATGAAGATGGTTGCTGCAGCGAAGTATGCCAGAGCCGAGAGGGAACTGAAACCAGCTAGAGTGTATGGAGTAGGATCCTTGG ctctcTATGAGAAAGCAGAAATTAAGGTCGCTGAAGACAAGAAGAAACACCTCATTATTGGTGTGTCCTCTGATCGTGGTCTTTGTGGTGCTATCCATACCTCTGTTGCTAAAGCCATAAAAACTGAAATTAGCACCCTCTCAGATGCAGGGAAAGAGGTCATGGTGGTTGGAGTGGGTGACAAGTTAAGAGGCCTGCTTCAAAG AACACACAGTAACCATTTCCTGGTGACATTCAAAGAAGTGGGAAGGAAACCCCCCAGCTTTGGAGATGCTTCAGTTATTGCCTTAGAACTGCTAAACTCTGGATATGAATTCGATGAAGGATCTGTCATCTACAATCGATTCAG GTCTGTCATCTCCTACAAGACAGATGAAAAACCTTTCTACTCTCTTGATACAGTTGCTGGTGCTG AAAGCATTAGTATCTATGATGATATTGATGCTGACGTGCTGCGAAACTACCAAGAGTTTACATTAGCAAACATCCTCTTCTACTCTCTGAAGGAATCCGCCACCAGCGAGCAGAGTGCCAGAATGACTGCTATGGACAGCGCTAGCAAAAATGCTT CTGAGATTATTGACAAATTGACCTTGACATTCAACCGTACCCGTCAAGCTGTCATCACCAAGGAGCTTATTGAGATCATTTCTGGTGCTGCTGCTCT GGGATAA
- the ATP5F1C gene encoding ATP synthase F(1) complex subunit gamma, mitochondrial isoform X4, with protein MATLKDITRRLKSIKNIQKITKSMKMVAAAKYARAERELKPARVYGVGSLALYEKAEIKVAEDKKKHLIIGVSSDRGLCGAIHTSVAKAIKTEISTLSDAGKEVMVVGVGDKLRGLLQRTHSNHFLVTFKEVGRKPPSFGDASVIALELLNSGYEFDEGSVIYNRFRSVISYKTDEKPFYSLDTVAGAESISIYDDIDADVLRNYQEFTLANILFYSLKESATSEQSARMTAMDSASKNASEIIDKLTLTFNRTRQAVITKELIEIISGAAALG; from the exons ATGGCCACTTTAAAGGACA TTACCAGGCGTTTAAAGTCCATCAAGAATATCCAGAAAATTACAAAGTCCATGAAGATGGTTGCTGCAGCGAAGTATGCCAGAGCCGAGAGGGAACTGAAACCAGCTAGAGTGTATGGAGTAGGATCCTTGG ctctcTATGAGAAAGCAGAAATTAAGGTCGCTGAAGACAAGAAGAAACACCTCATTATTGGTGTGTCCTCTGATCGTGGTCTTTGTGGTGCTATCCATACCTCTGTTGCTAAAGCCATAAAAACTGAAATTAGCACCCTCTCAGATGCAGGGAAAGAGGTCATGGTGGTTGGAGTGGGTGACAAGTTAAGAGGCCTGCTTCAAAG AACACACAGTAACCATTTCCTGGTGACATTCAAAGAAGTGGGAAGGAAACCCCCCAGCTTTGGAGATGCTTCAGTTATTGCCTTAGAACTGCTAAACTCTGGATATGAATTCGATGAAGGATCTGTCATCTACAATCGATTCAG GTCTGTCATCTCCTACAAGACAGATGAAAAACCTTTCTACTCTCTTGATACAGTTGCTGGTGCTG AAAGCATTAGTATCTATGATGATATTGATGCTGACGTGCTGCGAAACTACCAAGAGTTTACATTAGCAAACATCCTCTTCTACTCTCTGAAGGAATCCGCCACCAGCGAGCAGAGTGCCAGAATGACTGCTATGGACAGCGCTAGCAAAAATGCTT CTGAGATTATTGACAAATTGACCTTGACATTCAACCGTACCCGTCAAGCTGTCATCACCAAGGAGCTTATTGAGATCATTTCTGGTGCTGCTGCTCT GGGATAA
- the ATP5F1C gene encoding ATP synthase F(1) complex subunit gamma, mitochondrial isoform X2 has protein sequence MFSRGAAVLLYQPQWGQVRNMATLKDITRRLKSIKNIQKITKSMKMVAAAKYARAERELKPARVYGVGSLALYEKAEIKVAEDKKKHLIIGVSSDRGLCGAIHTSVAKAIKTEISTLSDAGKEVMVVGVGDKLRGLLQRTHSNHFLVTFKEVGRKPPSFGDASVIALELLNSGYEFDEGSVIYNRFRSVISYKTDEKPFYSLDTVAGAESISIYDDIDADVLRNYQEFTLANILFYSLKESATSEQSARMTAMDSASKNASEIIDKLTLTFNRTRQAVITKELIEIISGAAAL, from the exons ATGTTCTCCCGAGGAGCCGCGGTCCTGCTCTACCAGCCGCAATG GGGCCAAGTCAGGAATATGGCCACTTTAAAGGACA TTACCAGGCGTTTAAAGTCCATCAAGAATATCCAGAAAATTACAAAGTCCATGAAGATGGTTGCTGCAGCGAAGTATGCCAGAGCCGAGAGGGAACTGAAACCAGCTAGAGTGTATGGAGTAGGATCCTTGG ctctcTATGAGAAAGCAGAAATTAAGGTCGCTGAAGACAAGAAGAAACACCTCATTATTGGTGTGTCCTCTGATCGTGGTCTTTGTGGTGCTATCCATACCTCTGTTGCTAAAGCCATAAAAACTGAAATTAGCACCCTCTCAGATGCAGGGAAAGAGGTCATGGTGGTTGGAGTGGGTGACAAGTTAAGAGGCCTGCTTCAAAG AACACACAGTAACCATTTCCTGGTGACATTCAAAGAAGTGGGAAGGAAACCCCCCAGCTTTGGAGATGCTTCAGTTATTGCCTTAGAACTGCTAAACTCTGGATATGAATTCGATGAAGGATCTGTCATCTACAATCGATTCAG GTCTGTCATCTCCTACAAGACAGATGAAAAACCTTTCTACTCTCTTGATACAGTTGCTGGTGCTG AAAGCATTAGTATCTATGATGATATTGATGCTGACGTGCTGCGAAACTACCAAGAGTTTACATTAGCAAACATCCTCTTCTACTCTCTGAAGGAATCCGCCACCAGCGAGCAGAGTGCCAGAATGACTGCTATGGACAGCGCTAGCAAAAATGCTT CTGAGATTATTGACAAATTGACCTTGACATTCAACCGTACCCGTCAAGCTGTCATCACCAAGGAGCTTATTGAGATCATTTCTGGTGCTGCTGCTCT GTAA